One Mycolicibacterium parafortuitum DNA segment encodes these proteins:
- the murC gene encoding UDP-N-acetylmuramate--L-alanine ligase, with protein sequence MTGHHPATLPAELQRVHMVGIGGAGMSGIARILLDRGAQVSGSDAKESRGIVALRARGAEVRIGHDPSALDMLPGGPTAVVTTHAAIPKTNPELVEAGRRGIPVILRPAVLARLMDGYTTVLVTGTHGKTSTTSMTIVALQHCGFDPSFAVGGDIGQSGTNAHHGSGGTFVAEADESDGSLLEYHPDVAVVTNIEADHLDFYGTVEAYTAVFDEFVDRIKPGGALAVCVDDPGAAALADRARRRGVRVLRYGSEPGLEATLLDWAQQGTGAVAEIELGAQRLPRTMRLSVPGRHMALNALAALLAAVEVGADVDAVLDGLAGFDGVRRRFELVGTANGVRVFDDYAHHPTEVRAALTALRAVAEQAGAGRTVAVFQPHLYSRTETFAAEFAAALSTADEVFVLDVYAAREQPLAGVSGATIADAVTVPVTYVPDFSAVAARVAAVLAPGDVVVTMGAGDVTLLGTEILAEVRART encoded by the coding sequence GGTCACCATCCCGCGACGCTGCCCGCCGAACTGCAGCGGGTGCACATGGTCGGGATCGGCGGTGCCGGGATGTCGGGCATAGCCCGAATCCTGCTGGACCGCGGTGCGCAGGTCTCCGGATCCGATGCGAAGGAGTCCCGCGGCATCGTCGCGCTGCGGGCGCGCGGCGCCGAGGTCCGGATCGGGCACGACCCGTCCGCGCTCGACATGCTGCCCGGTGGGCCGACCGCGGTGGTGACCACGCACGCGGCGATCCCGAAGACCAACCCCGAACTCGTCGAAGCGGGCAGGCGCGGCATCCCGGTGATCCTGCGGCCCGCGGTGCTGGCCCGGTTGATGGACGGCTACACGACGGTGCTGGTCACCGGCACCCACGGCAAGACGTCGACCACCTCGATGACCATCGTGGCGTTGCAGCACTGCGGATTCGATCCGTCGTTCGCCGTCGGTGGTGACATCGGCCAGTCGGGCACCAACGCCCATCACGGCAGCGGGGGCACGTTCGTCGCCGAGGCCGACGAGAGCGACGGTTCGCTGCTCGAATACCACCCCGACGTCGCGGTCGTGACCAATATCGAGGCCGACCACCTGGACTTCTACGGCACCGTGGAGGCCTACACGGCGGTGTTCGACGAGTTCGTCGACCGCATCAAACCCGGTGGCGCGCTTGCGGTCTGTGTCGACGACCCCGGTGCGGCCGCGCTGGCCGACCGCGCACGTCGGCGCGGTGTCCGGGTGCTTCGCTACGGCAGCGAACCCGGCCTGGAGGCCACGCTGCTGGACTGGGCGCAGCAGGGTACCGGCGCGGTGGCCGAGATCGAACTCGGGGCGCAGCGACTGCCACGGACCATGCGACTGTCCGTGCCGGGCAGGCACATGGCGCTGAATGCGCTCGCCGCGCTGCTGGCCGCCGTCGAGGTGGGCGCTGACGTCGATGCGGTGCTCGACGGGCTGGCCGGATTCGACGGTGTGCGACGCCGTTTCGAGCTCGTCGGAACCGCCAACGGCGTGCGCGTGTTCGACGACTACGCGCACCACCCGACCGAGGTGCGCGCCGCGCTGACCGCGTTGCGTGCCGTCGCCGAGCAGGCAGGCGCCGGCCGCACCGTCGCGGTGTTCCAGCCCCATCTGTATTCGCGCACAGAGACTTTCGCCGCCGAGTTCGCCGCCGCGCTGAGCACGGCCGACGAGGTCTTCGTGCTCGACGTGTACGCCGCGCGCGAGCAGCCGCTGGCCGGGGTCAGCGGCGCCACCATCGCCGACGCGGTCACCGTGCCGGTGACCTACGTCCCGGACTTCTCCGCGGTGGCGGCCCGGGTCGCGGCGGTGCTCGCGCCCGGCGACGTGGTCGTCACGATGGGCGCCGGTGACGTCACGCTGCTCGGCACCGAGATCCTCGCCGAGGTGCGGGCCCGGACATGA
- a CDS encoding cell division protein FtsQ/DivIB codes for MTEPTEPAAEPEAPAETPVQDPPEPDVEDTEGPRRRARREREERRAAQARARAIETARVEAKRKVMGAEAPQAKTLGRGTVRGLKFLMWTAVLAVVVVGIGLLLYFTPIMSARSIVVVGVGAVTQDEVVGAAAVAPGTPLLQVNTDAVAERVAGIRRVASARVQRQYPSTLRITIVERVPVVLRDYPDGVHLFDKDGVDFATAPPPPGIPYLDTENPGPGDPATQAALQVMTSLRPDVAVQVGRVSAPSVAAITLTLIDGRTVVWGTTDRTEEKALKLAALLTQPGQVYDVSSPDLPTVK; via the coding sequence ATGACCGAGCCGACCGAACCCGCCGCCGAGCCGGAGGCCCCGGCGGAGACCCCAGTGCAGGATCCGCCCGAACCGGACGTCGAGGACACCGAGGGGCCGCGGCGCCGGGCCCGGCGCGAACGCGAGGAGCGGCGCGCCGCCCAGGCCCGGGCCCGCGCGATCGAGACGGCCCGCGTCGAGGCCAAACGCAAGGTGATGGGCGCGGAGGCGCCGCAGGCCAAGACGCTGGGGCGCGGCACGGTGCGCGGTCTGAAATTCCTGATGTGGACGGCCGTGCTCGCGGTGGTCGTGGTCGGGATCGGGCTGCTGCTGTACTTCACCCCGATCATGTCGGCGCGCAGCATCGTGGTCGTCGGCGTCGGCGCGGTGACCCAGGACGAGGTGGTCGGCGCGGCCGCTGTCGCGCCGGGCACCCCGCTGCTGCAGGTCAACACCGACGCCGTCGCGGAGCGGGTGGCCGGGATCCGCCGGGTCGCGTCGGCGCGGGTGCAGCGCCAGTACCCGTCGACGCTGCGGATCACGATCGTCGAGCGGGTGCCGGTCGTGCTCCGCGACTATCCGGACGGTGTGCACCTGTTCGACAAGGACGGCGTGGACTTCGCGACGGCACCGCCGCCGCCGGGCATCCCGTACCTGGACACCGAGAACCCCGGACCCGGTGATCCGGCCACCCAGGCCGCGCTGCAGGTGATGACGTCACTGCGGCCGGACGTGGCCGTGCAGGTGGGCCGCGTGTCGGCGCCATCGGTGGCGGCGATCACGCTGACCCTGATCGACGGCAGGACTGTGGTGTGGGGGACCACCGACCGTACCGAGGAAAAGGCCCTCAAACTGGCCGCGCTGCTGACGCAGCCCGGTCAGGTCTACGACGTGTCGAGTCCGGACCTGCCGACCGTCAAGTAG
- the ftsZ gene encoding cell division protein FtsZ, with the protein MTPPHNYLAVIKVVGIGGGGVNAVNRMIEQGLKGVEFIAINTDAQALLMSDADVKLDVGRDSTRGLGAGADPEVGRKAAEDAKDDIEELLRGADMVFVTAGEGGGTGTGGAPVVASIARKLGALTVGVVTRPFSFEGKRRSNQAAEGIQALRESCDTLIVIPNDRLLQMGDAAVSLMDAFRSADEVLLNGVQGITDLITTPGLINVDFADVKGVMSSAGTALMGIGSARGDGRALKAAEIAINSPLLEASMEGAQGVLLSVAGGSDLGLFEINEAASLVQEAAHPDANIIFGTVIDDSLGDEVRVTVIAAGFDAAGPGRKPVTGEAQPAAAPASQPIAPGTAGRVNSSIFEPADPTSVPAGHTNGATVRIGGGDDGGISDDDVDVPPFMRH; encoded by the coding sequence ATGACCCCCCCGCATAACTACCTCGCTGTGATCAAGGTGGTCGGCATCGGCGGCGGTGGCGTCAACGCCGTCAACCGGATGATCGAACAGGGTCTCAAAGGCGTCGAGTTCATCGCGATCAACACCGACGCCCAGGCGTTGTTGATGAGCGATGCCGACGTCAAACTCGACGTCGGCCGCGACTCGACCCGCGGTCTCGGCGCCGGAGCGGATCCCGAGGTCGGCCGTAAGGCCGCCGAGGACGCCAAGGACGACATCGAGGAGCTGCTGCGCGGCGCCGACATGGTGTTCGTCACCGCGGGCGAGGGCGGCGGCACCGGCACCGGCGGCGCACCCGTCGTCGCGTCGATCGCACGCAAGCTCGGAGCGCTGACCGTCGGTGTCGTGACCCGGCCGTTCTCGTTCGAGGGCAAGCGCCGCAGCAATCAGGCGGCCGAGGGCATCCAGGCGCTGCGCGAGAGCTGCGACACCCTGATCGTGATCCCCAACGACCGCCTGCTGCAGATGGGCGACGCCGCGGTGTCGCTGATGGACGCGTTCCGCAGCGCCGACGAGGTCCTCCTCAACGGCGTGCAGGGCATCACCGACCTGATCACCACCCCCGGCCTGATCAACGTCGACTTCGCCGACGTCAAGGGCGTGATGAGCTCCGCAGGCACCGCGCTGATGGGCATCGGCTCGGCCCGCGGCGACGGCCGTGCGCTCAAGGCCGCCGAGATCGCGATCAACTCGCCGCTGCTGGAGGCCTCGATGGAGGGCGCGCAGGGCGTGCTGCTGTCGGTCGCCGGTGGCAGTGACCTCGGTCTGTTCGAGATCAACGAGGCCGCCTCGCTGGTCCAGGAGGCCGCGCACCCGGATGCGAACATCATCTTCGGCACCGTCATCGACGATTCGCTCGGTGACGAGGTCCGGGTCACCGTGATCGCCGCCGGCTTCGACGCGGCCGGACCGGGGCGCAAGCCGGTGACCGGTGAAGCGCAGCCGGCCGCCGCGCCGGCCTCGCAGCCGATCGCGCCGGGCACGGCGGGCCGGGTGAACTCGTCGATCTTCGAACCGGCCGACCCGACCAGCGTGCCCGCGGGGCACACCAACGGGGCGACGGTGCGCATCGGCGGCGGTGACGACGGCGGGATATCGGACGACGACGTCGACGTGCCTCCGTTCATGCGCCACTAG
- the pgeF gene encoding peptidoglycan editing factor PgeF — protein MTFRIRRVTTTRAGGVSTPPYATFNLGDHVGDDPAAVAANRHRLAEAVGLGDDRLVWMNQVHSANIAVVDRAQTVDETDGLVTTVPRLALAVVTADCVPVLMADARAGVIAAVHAGRVGAAAGIVARALETMVDAGADVADVSVLLGPAVSGRNYEVPEPMAAEVERALPGSRTRTGRGTPGLDLRAGIANQLRGLGVRAIDVDPRCTVEDRNLFSHRRDNPTGRLASLIWLEPAS, from the coding sequence GTGACCTTCCGTATCCGGCGCGTCACCACCACCCGTGCGGGCGGGGTTTCCACACCGCCGTACGCGACGTTCAATCTCGGCGACCATGTCGGCGACGACCCGGCAGCGGTAGCGGCCAACCGGCACCGGCTGGCCGAGGCCGTCGGGCTCGGCGACGACCGGTTGGTGTGGATGAACCAGGTGCACAGCGCCAACATCGCCGTCGTCGACCGCGCCCAGACCGTGGACGAGACCGACGGCCTGGTGACCACCGTGCCGCGGTTGGCGCTGGCGGTCGTGACCGCCGACTGCGTGCCGGTGCTGATGGCCGACGCGCGGGCCGGGGTGATCGCCGCGGTGCACGCCGGCCGCGTCGGTGCCGCCGCCGGGATCGTGGCCCGGGCACTGGAGACGATGGTCGACGCCGGCGCCGACGTCGCCGACGTGTCGGTGCTCCTTGGTCCCGCGGTCAGCGGACGCAACTACGAGGTGCCCGAACCGATGGCCGCCGAGGTCGAACGGGCACTGCCGGGAAGCCGGACCCGAACCGGCCGCGGCACGCCCGGTCTCGATCTGCGCGCCGGTATCGCCAACCAGCTGCGTGGTCTCGGGGTGCGCGCGATCGACGTCGACCCGCGCTGCACGGTCGAGGACCGCAACTTGTTCAGCCACCGCCGGGACAATCCGACCGGGCGGCTGGCGTCGCTGATCTGGCTGGAGCCGGCATCGTGA
- a CDS encoding YggS family pyridoxal phosphate-dependent enzyme: MTTERENELRDRLAALRERLARAAEDAGRDVGEIELLPVTKFFPADDVVTLYRLGCRAFAESRDQEASAKVERVAQAIGPLGGEPVRWHMVGRIQRNKARSIGQWAYAAHSIDNAKVVAALDRSASAALEAGVRAAPLRVFVQLSLDGDESRGGVDVSAADRIDELCAAVDGADGLAFVGLMAIPPIGADPGEAFARLQQERDRVQRHHQQPLGLSAGMSGDLEAAVRHGSTCVRVGTALMGSRPLTSPAVVTRVTPSSQTTVPLESSEPAPPPEGSTQ, encoded by the coding sequence GTGACCACCGAGCGCGAGAACGAACTGCGCGACCGGCTGGCCGCGCTGCGTGAGCGGTTGGCGCGCGCCGCCGAGGACGCGGGGCGTGACGTCGGGGAGATCGAGCTGTTGCCGGTCACCAAGTTCTTTCCGGCCGACGATGTCGTGACGCTGTATCGGCTCGGCTGCCGCGCGTTCGCCGAATCCCGCGATCAGGAGGCGTCGGCCAAGGTCGAGCGGGTGGCGCAGGCGATCGGCCCGCTCGGCGGCGAGCCGGTCCGGTGGCACATGGTGGGCCGGATCCAGCGCAACAAGGCCCGCTCGATCGGGCAGTGGGCGTATGCGGCGCACTCCATCGACAACGCCAAAGTCGTTGCCGCGCTCGACCGGTCGGCGTCGGCCGCGCTGGAGGCGGGCGTGCGCGCCGCGCCGCTGCGGGTGTTCGTGCAGCTCAGCCTCGACGGCGACGAGTCGCGCGGCGGTGTCGACGTGTCGGCGGCCGACCGGATCGACGAGCTGTGCGCCGCGGTCGACGGTGCGGACGGGCTCGCGTTCGTCGGGTTGATGGCGATTCCCCCGATAGGTGCCGATCCCGGCGAAGCGTTCGCCCGGTTACAGCAGGAGCGTGACCGGGTGCAGCGGCATCATCAGCAACCTCTTGGCTTGTCAGCGGGGATGTCCGGTGACCTCGAAGCGGCGGTGCGACACGGATCAACTTGTGTGCGTGTCGGTACCGCGCTAATGGGATCTCGACCGCTAACGTCACCCGCAGTAGTCACACGAGTCACACCTTCATCACAGACAACAGTTCCGCTGGAATCCTCCGAGCCAGCGCCACCGCCAGAAGGGTCCACACAATGA
- a CDS encoding cell division protein SepF → MSTLHKVKAYFGMAPMDDYEDDYYEDDDRGSARGYRRPREERFDDDYQRGYDSHPEDRRREYDEPPAYRAGGFDDARFEPRMRTPREFDRTPPRFGAMRGSTRGALAMDPRGMAELFEAGSPLAKITTLRPKDYSEARTIGERFRDGTPVIMDLVSMDNADAKRLVDFAAGLAFALRGSFDKVATKVFLLSPADVDVTAEQRRRIAEAGFYSYQ, encoded by the coding sequence ATGAGCACACTGCACAAAGTCAAGGCCTACTTCGGTATGGCGCCGATGGACGACTACGAGGACGACTACTACGAGGATGACGACCGCGGATCCGCGCGCGGCTACCGCCGCCCGCGTGAGGAGCGGTTCGACGACGACTACCAGCGTGGCTACGACAGCCATCCGGAGGACCGGCGTCGCGAGTACGACGAGCCCCCGGCCTACCGCGCCGGCGGTTTCGACGACGCCCGGTTCGAGCCGCGGATGCGTACCCCGCGCGAATTCGACCGCACCCCTCCGCGTTTCGGCGCGATGCGCGGCTCCACCCGCGGGGCCCTGGCGATGGATCCGCGCGGCATGGCCGAGCTGTTCGAGGCAGGCAGCCCGCTGGCCAAGATCACGACCCTGCGCCCGAAGGACTACAGCGAGGCCCGCACCATCGGTGAGCGCTTCCGCGACGGCACTCCGGTGATCATGGACCTGGTCTCGATGGACAACGCCGACGCCAAGCGACTCGTCGACTTCGCCGCCGGGCTCGCGTTCGCGCTGCGCGGTTCCTTCGACAAGGTCGCGACGAAGGTGTTCCTGCTGTCGCCCGCGGATGTCGATGTCACCGCCGAGCAGCGCCGGCGTATCGCCGAGGCCGGGTTCTACTCCTACCAGTAG
- a CDS encoding YggT family protein yields the protein MALFFEILGFALFVFWLLLIARVVVEFIRSFSRDWHPRGATVVVLEIIMTLTDPPVKLLRRLIPQLTIGAVRFDLSIMVLLLLAFIGMQLAFGAATA from the coding sequence TTGGCGTTGTTCTTCGAGATCCTGGGTTTCGCGCTGTTCGTTTTCTGGCTGCTGCTGATCGCCCGGGTCGTGGTCGAGTTCATTCGATCGTTCAGTCGGGACTGGCATCCGCGGGGTGCGACGGTCGTCGTGCTGGAGATCATCATGACGCTCACCGACCCGCCCGTGAAGTTGCTTCGCCGGCTGATTCCCCAGCTCACGATAGGTGCGGTGCGGTTCGACCTGTCGATCATGGTGCTGTTGCTGCTCGCGTTCATCGGCATGCAGCTGGCCTTCGGAGCGGCCACCGCCTGA
- the wag31 gene encoding DivIVA-like cell division protein Wag31: MPLTPADVHNVAFSKPPIGKRGYNEDEVDAFLDLVENELSRLIEENSDLRQRISELDHELASARSGGAAAQPTQTIPAYEPEPEPAPAPEPVYEAPAQQAPATEDQHLRAAKVLSLAQDTADRLTSSAKAESEKMLADARAQADQLVTEARQTAETTVTEARQRADAMLSDAQTRSETQLRQAQEKADALQADAERKHAEIMGTINQQRTVLEGRLEQLRTFEREYRTRLKTYLESQLEELGQRGSAAPVDSGANNDGGFNQFNRGNN, encoded by the coding sequence ATGCCGCTCACTCCTGCCGACGTGCACAACGTGGCTTTCAGCAAGCCACCGATTGGCAAGCGCGGCTACAACGAGGACGAGGTCGACGCGTTCCTCGACCTCGTCGAAAACGAACTGTCCCGTCTGATCGAGGAGAACAGCGACCTTCGTCAGCGGATCTCCGAGCTCGACCACGAACTCGCCTCGGCGCGGTCCGGGGGAGCGGCGGCCCAGCCGACGCAGACCATCCCAGCCTACGAGCCTGAGCCCGAGCCCGCACCCGCTCCGGAGCCGGTCTATGAGGCGCCCGCCCAGCAGGCGCCGGCGACCGAGGACCAGCACCTGCGTGCCGCGAAGGTGCTCAGCCTGGCGCAGGACACCGCCGACCGCCTGACCAGCAGTGCCAAGGCGGAGTCGGAGAAGATGCTCGCCGACGCCCGGGCGCAGGCCGATCAGCTGGTGACCGAGGCGCGCCAGACCGCCGAGACGACGGTGACGGAGGCGCGCCAGCGTGCCGACGCGATGCTCTCCGACGCGCAGACCCGGTCGGAGACGCAGCTGCGCCAGGCCCAGGAGAAGGCCGACGCGCTGCAGGCCGATGCCGAGCGCAAGCACGCCGAGATCATGGGCACCATCAACCAGCAGCGCACCGTGCTCGAGGGTCGACTGGAACAGCTCCGCACGTTCGAACGCGAGTACCGCACCCGTCTGAAGACCTACCTGGAGTCGCAGCTCGAAGAGCTCGGCCAGCGTGGTTCGGCCGCACCGGTGGATTCCGGGGCCAACAACGACGGCGGGTTCAACCAGTTCAACCGGGGCAACAACTAA
- a CDS encoding phage holin family protein, which yields MLIVALVLAVIGLGALVLAVVTSNALIAWVCIAASLIGVILLIVDAIRDRNGDGSGAESDSETTDSTEVIEEVDYEDYPDEAPIAEEYDETVDIEPEPEPEPAPEPVDEDVPADEQSPKN from the coding sequence ATGTTGATCGTCGCGCTCGTGCTCGCCGTCATCGGCTTGGGCGCCTTGGTGCTGGCTGTTGTCACGAGCAACGCGCTGATCGCATGGGTCTGTATCGCCGCGAGCCTGATCGGCGTCATCCTGTTGATCGTCGACGCCATCCGCGACCGCAACGGCGATGGTAGCGGAGCCGAATCTGATTCGGAGACAACGGATTCCACCGAAGTCATCGAAGAGGTCGACTACGAGGATTATCCGGACGAGGCGCCGATCGCCGAGGAGTACGACGAGACCGTCGACATCGAACCGGAACCCGAACCGGAGCCGGCGCCGGAGCCGGTCGACGAGGACGTACCGGCGGACGAGCAGTCCCCGAAGAACTGA
- a CDS encoding phosphoribosyltransferase, protein MNDTRRTYRDRQEAGRVLARDLAHYAGRDDLYVLGLARGGIPVGAEVALALQAPLDVCLVRKLGVPQWPELAMGALASGGGVVLNDDLLRSLGIGDDVVREAIARETVELHRREEAYRGDRGPLRVAGRTVILVDDGIATGASMVAAVRAVRQAGAARVIVAVPVGPRSVCRMLRKEADEVVCSTMPADLQAVGQVFADFHQVTDDEVRDLLAAAG, encoded by the coding sequence ATGAACGACACCAGACGAACGTATCGGGACCGGCAGGAGGCCGGTCGGGTTCTCGCGCGCGATCTCGCCCACTACGCCGGCCGCGACGACCTCTACGTGCTGGGGCTCGCGCGCGGCGGCATTCCGGTCGGCGCGGAGGTGGCCCTGGCGCTGCAGGCGCCGCTCGACGTCTGTCTGGTGCGCAAGCTCGGTGTGCCGCAGTGGCCGGAACTGGCGATGGGCGCGCTGGCCAGCGGCGGCGGGGTGGTGCTCAACGACGACCTGCTGCGCAGTCTCGGGATCGGCGATGACGTCGTACGTGAGGCGATCGCCCGCGAGACCGTCGAACTGCACCGGCGCGAGGAGGCCTATCGCGGCGACCGCGGCCCACTTCGGGTGGCCGGCCGCACGGTGATCCTCGTCGACGACGGGATCGCGACGGGTGCGAGCATGGTGGCGGCGGTGCGGGCCGTCCGGCAGGCCGGGGCGGCGCGGGTGATCGTCGCTGTGCCGGTGGGACCGCGGTCGGTGTGCCGGATGTTGCGCAAGGAAGCCGATGAGGTGGTGTGCTCGACGATGCCCGCCGACTTACAGGCGGTCGGGCAGGTATTCGCCGACTTCCACCAGGTCACCGACGACGAGGTCCGCGACCTGCTCGCGGCCGCCGGCTGA
- a CDS encoding TIGR01777 family oxidoreductase: MGIEYESVVDHPRDVVWDWFSRPGAMPRLIPPWQPMTPLAEADSLADGVAVLGLPGGLHWVARHDPSAYVPGSRFADELSSRGPASWPPRVIGHWRHTHSFSDAGAGTCVHDRVDAPVPAAALRPTFVYRHRQIADDLAAHRRAADAGAGPMVVALTGSSGLVGSALTAFLTTGGHRVIKLVRRRPRGDDERQWDPGSPAPNLLTGVDAVVHLAGESIAGRFTDAHRDAIRDSRIEPTRLLAKAAAAADGGPRSFVSASAIGYYGFDRGDTQLTEDATRGDGFLADVVADWEAATAPASDAGLRVVKVRTGIVQAAAGGTLRLLRPLFSAGLGGRLGSGRQWLSWIGLDDLVDIYHRALYDERLSGPVNAVGAEPLRNSEYTESLARVLHRPALLPVPAIGPRILLGEQGARELAAASQRVVPAKLLALGHPFRHPDVADALAHQLGRE, translated from the coding sequence GTGGGCATCGAGTACGAGAGCGTCGTCGACCATCCCCGTGACGTGGTGTGGGACTGGTTCAGCCGGCCCGGCGCGATGCCGCGGCTGATACCGCCGTGGCAGCCGATGACCCCGCTGGCCGAAGCAGATTCGCTGGCCGACGGGGTGGCCGTCCTCGGATTGCCCGGCGGGCTGCACTGGGTGGCCCGCCACGATCCGTCGGCATATGTGCCGGGCAGCCGGTTCGCCGACGAACTGTCCTCGCGCGGCCCGGCTTCATGGCCGCCTCGGGTGATCGGACATTGGCGGCATACGCACTCGTTCTCCGACGCGGGTGCGGGCACGTGCGTGCACGACCGGGTGGACGCGCCGGTCCCGGCTGCGGCATTGCGGCCCACGTTCGTCTACCGGCACCGCCAGATCGCCGACGACCTCGCCGCGCACCGCCGCGCCGCCGATGCGGGCGCGGGCCCGATGGTCGTCGCGCTCACCGGGTCGTCCGGGCTGGTCGGATCCGCGCTGACAGCGTTCCTGACCACCGGCGGCCACCGGGTGATCAAGCTCGTGCGGCGCCGCCCCCGCGGTGACGACGAGCGGCAGTGGGATCCGGGCTCACCGGCCCCGAACCTGCTCACCGGCGTCGACGCCGTCGTGCACCTGGCCGGCGAATCGATCGCGGGCAGGTTCACCGACGCGCACCGGGACGCCATCCGCGACAGCCGGATCGAGCCGACCCGGCTGCTGGCGAAGGCCGCCGCGGCAGCCGACGGCGGACCGCGCTCCTTCGTCAGCGCCTCGGCCATCGGCTACTACGGATTCGACCGCGGCGACACCCAGTTGACCGAGGACGCCACCCGCGGTGACGGCTTCCTCGCCGACGTCGTCGCCGACTGGGAGGCCGCGACGGCGCCCGCGTCGGATGCGGGACTTCGGGTGGTGAAGGTGCGAACGGGGATCGTGCAGGCTGCCGCGGGCGGCACCCTGCGGCTGTTACGGCCGTTGTTCTCGGCGGGCCTGGGCGGGCGGTTGGGCAGCGGTCGGCAGTGGCTGTCGTGGATCGGCCTCGATGACCTGGTCGACATCTACCACCGTGCGCTCTACGACGAGCGGCTCAGCGGGCCCGTCAACGCCGTCGGCGCGGAACCGTTACGCAACAGCGAGTACACCGAGAGTCTGGCACGCGTGTTGCACCGTCCGGCGCTGCTGCCGGTGCCTGCGATCGGCCCGCGGATCCTGTTGGGAGAGCAGGGCGCTCGCGAGCTGGCCGCGGCGAGTCAGCGGGTGGTCCCCGCCAAGCTGTTGGCGCTGGGGCATCCGTTCCGGCACCCGGACGTCGCGGATGCGCTCGCCCATCAGCTCGGGCGGGAGTGA
- a CDS encoding type 1 glutamine amidotransferase yields MSGVASKVLFLLNEHSATEALLGDAFAENGFDIDTFVVVPAEKAHDPAGDVTFPDPLGYDVIVPLGATWAVYNPALLETWVSTEMQMMRDAADAGIALLGVCFGGQLLAQAFGGTVERAPRQEVGWYDVTSDRPDVVPAGPWFQWHFDRWTLPPGATEIARTANASQAFTLGRTLALQFHPEVDADLLKVWLADDHDDIEGVGLTHEEILTRTDELADDVAVRVRALVRGFLTRVAGHSRPS; encoded by the coding sequence ATGTCCGGCGTGGCATCCAAAGTCCTGTTCCTGCTCAACGAGCACTCGGCGACCGAAGCCCTCCTCGGCGACGCGTTCGCGGAGAACGGCTTCGACATCGACACCTTCGTGGTGGTCCCCGCCGAGAAGGCTCACGATCCGGCCGGTGATGTGACCTTCCCCGACCCACTTGGGTACGACGTCATCGTGCCGCTGGGAGCCACCTGGGCGGTCTACAACCCGGCCCTGCTCGAGACCTGGGTCAGCACCGAGATGCAGATGATGCGCGACGCCGCCGATGCCGGGATCGCGCTGCTGGGCGTCTGTTTCGGCGGACAGTTGCTCGCTCAGGCGTTCGGCGGCACGGTAGAGCGCGCGCCGCGACAGGAGGTCGGCTGGTACGACGTCACCTCCGACCGCCCCGACGTGGTCCCCGCGGGACCATGGTTCCAGTGGCACTTCGACCGCTGGACGCTGCCGCCGGGGGCAACCGAGATCGCCCGAACCGCCAACGCGTCCCAGGCGTTCACGCTCGGCCGCACGCTGGCGCTGCAGTTCCATCCCGAGGTCGACGCCGACCTGCTGAAGGTCTGGTTGGCAGACGACCACGACGATATCGAGGGCGTCGGCCTGACTCACGAGGAAATCCTCACGCGCACAGATGAACTCGCCGACGACGTCGCGGTCCGGGTGCGCGCACTGGTGCGCGGCTTCCTGACCCGGGTGGCCGGTCACTCCCGCCCGAGCTGA